From Apium graveolens cultivar Ventura chromosome 9, ASM990537v1, whole genome shotgun sequence, the proteins below share one genomic window:
- the LOC141685821 gene encoding uncharacterized protein LOC141685821, with the protein MGKFKKGSENLRNKRFQGLKLRNVGQGNHFSTQNQQQKDNRLPAPECKTCRKKHSGICNKRNITCFKCNKKGHYSSECTSSSDKKGVTCFECGKLGRMSRDCKEHIQQANVLRITRPPPPAPPVQSRAQTFNMLMKDDVLDSDVIAGILIVNSLEAKVLMDSGATKCFISKNFIDTLNYVTQPLEPNLVIEVANQERVSVDRICPSCDIEIEGHHFFMNLIPFKLEEFYIILGMDWLEDHDAQIECKIKKVRLNYKDDNEVIFQRQK; encoded by the coding sequence ATGGGAAAGTTCAAGAAGGGTTCTGAAAACCTGAGAAATAAGAGATTCCAAGGGTTGAAACTCAGAAATGTTGGACAGGGTAATCATTTTTCCACTCAGAATCAGCAACAGAAAGACAATAGACTCCCGGCCCCAGAATGTAAGACGTGTAGAAAGAAGCATTCTGGAATCTGTAACAAGCGTAACATCACATGCTTCAAGTGTAACAAGAAGGgccattattcttcagaatgcaCCAGTTCTTCGGACAAGAAAGGTGTGACATGTTTTGAGTGTGGCAAGTTGGGACGTATGTCTAGAGATTGCAAGGAACATATTCAACAAGCAAATGTTCTCAGGATAACTAGACCACCACCACCAGCACCTCCAGTGCAATCAAGGGCTCAAACTTTTAACATGCTGATGAAAGATGATGTTCTGGACTCAGATGTGATTGCAGGTATACTTATTGTGAATTCTTTAGAAGCAAAAGTATTAATGGATTCAGGTGCTACCAAGTGTTTTATATCCAAGAACTTCATTGATACATTGAATTATGTTACTCAACCTTTAGAACCCAACTTGGTTATAGAAGTGGCTAATCAGGAGAGAGTCTCTGTCGATAGAATTTGTCCTAGTTGCGATATAGAGATCGAAGGTCATCATTTCTTCATGAACTTGATACCTTTCAAATTAGAAGAATTTTATATCatcctaggaatggattggctagaGGATCATGATGCTCAAATTGAGTGCAAAATCAAGAAAGTGAGGTTGAATTACAAGGACGATAATGAAGTCATCTTTCAAAGGCAGAAATAA
- the LOC141685822 gene encoding uncharacterized protein LOC141685822 codes for MNVLSWNCRGLGSPRTVRVLSDLIKSRKPDVLFLSETISTADKIEHLRVKFGFSHCFTVDRIGRSGGLGVFWRNNAACEITGYSQNHVDINFMHNNVAVWRLSCFYGFSERTRRQNSWDLIRVLAGKSDLPWYIMGDFNDLLYESDKWGRLPHPRSLLEGFRKAIDDSLLAELHLHEGKFTQEKCQGKPEWVKKRLDRCFATQTWWNLFQLCKLFVDHDSASDHDPLFLDLVNVSFSRKFFASVSGFMARWGRNFFHKFRDKVKKQKDMVASLSDRADMIGVERAKNYWLTEGDANIKFFHATASVRKKTNHIAFLENDLGEQIQVHEKMCHMVKDYFTEVFTSKRDHSDIPELISNRGATMTQNADLVADLTFDEFTITVKQMHPDKASGPDGLNPAFFQQLWSILGHEAFHCCKEWLTNCSFSANLNDTNVVLIPKKENASCMKDLRPIALCNVLYKIVAKVLSNRLKLILPTLISEHQSAFVPGRSITDNVLVAFEIIHHMQRKKTREDGEIALKLDISKAYDRVDWDFLKVSMRGMGFSQKWIDWMMLCITTVSYEFSFNGSSVGPIQPTRGLRQGDPLSPYLFLLCVEGLSNSLSNAAREGIIHGSQICPAAPVVTHLLFADDSFLFFCADRGEAETIKELLNTYKNWSGKPVNFQKSGIHFSSNIQQHLRMELSTILGVTNNLYDSKYLGLPSLVGRSKNKVFGFVKATQQAGAIFIWSGLMAAKDSLCNGFRWVLGDGLDINTIKDPWLRKKEDFIMTHGREWDEPKVMDLFSENDAKLILETRIPYGSAKDRIAWTHSTDGNYTVKAGYQYWRDVNMSNTRVVQCSGWGVLWRLNVPHKHVGVLFDMSTVEYAHEWLLQMLNTSCQDELIQIARVLWGIWFFRNKKVWDEKLVTGRFAIEWSMKYFTDWNAAKASRVTTPTTSTKISRVSAHKWKPPVMGSLKLNVDATLKLGEATFIVGLILRDHEGKFIL; via the exons ATGAATGTCTTAAGCTGGAACTGTCGAGGGTTGGGGAGCCCTCGTACAGTTCGTGTCCTTAGTGATTTAATCAAATCACGCAAACCCGACGTTCTTTTTCTTTCAGAAACTATTTCAACAGCAGATAAAATAGAGCACCTTCGCGTAAAGTTTGGTTTTTCTCATTGTTTTACAGTAGATCGTATTGGTCGCAGTGGTGGTCTTGGGGTGTTTTGGAGGAACAATGCAGCCTGTGAAATAACTGGGTATTCCCAGAACCATGTAGATATTAATTTTATGCATAATAATGTGGCTGTTTGGCGTCTTTCTTGCTTTTATGGTTTTTCTGAACGTACCAGGAGACAGAACTCGTGGGATCTTATTCGTGTGTTAGCTGGTAAGTCTGATCTCCCTTGGTACATTATGGGAGACTTCAACGATCTCTTATATGAATCCGACAAATGGGGTCGCTTGCCTCATCCTAGAAGTCTTTTGGAGGGGTTTCGGAAAGCTATCGATGATAGTCTACTAGCCGAGCTTCATCTTCATGAAGGTAAATTCACGCAGGAGAAGTGTCAAGGTAAACCAGAGTGGGTGAAGAAAAGACTTGATAGGTGTTTTGCTACTCAGACCTGGTGGAATCTTTTCCAGCTCTGTAAGTTATTTGTTGACCATGATTCAGCTTCTGATCATGATCCGTTATTCTTAGATCTTGTTAATGTCTCTTTCTCGAGGAAGTTTTTCGCTTCAG TGTCTGGCTTCATGGCTCGTTGGGGCAGGAATTTTTTTCATAAATTCCGGGATAAAGTAAAGAAACAAAAAGACATGGTAGCTAGTCTTTCTGATCGCGCTGATATGATAGGGGTGGAGCG AGCAAAAAATTATTGGCTTACGGAGGGTGATGCAAACATAAAGTTTTTCCATGCTACTGCATCAGTAAGGAAGAAGACGAATCATATAGCTTTTTTGGAGAATGATCTGGGCGAGCAGATTCAGGTGCATGAGAAGATGTGTCATATGGTTAAAGACTATTTCACAGAGGTATTTACATCTAAGCGTGATCACAGTGATATTCCCGAGTTGATATCAAATAGGGGTGCCACCATGACCCAGAATGCAGATCTGGTAGCTGATCTCACTTTTGATGAATTCACAATTACAGTTAAACAGATGCACCCAGACAAGGCATCGGGGCCTGATGGGTTGAACCCTGCCTTCTTCCAGCAACTCTGGTCCATTTTAGGCCACGAAGCTTTTCATTGTTGTAAGGAATGGTTAACTAATTGCTCTTTTTCAGCTAATCTTAATGACACAAACGTGGTGCTCATACCCAAGAAAGAAAATGCAAGCTGTATGAAAGACCTGCGACCGATAGCTTTATGTAATGTTCTCTACAAGATTGTGGCAAAAGTGCTATCCAACAGGTTAAAATTAATTCTTCCTACTCTAATTTCTGAACACCAATCCGCTTTTGTTCCTGGAAGAAGTATAACTGATAATGTCTTGGTTGCATTTGAAATTATTCATCATATGCAAAGGAAAAAGACAAGAGAGGATGGGGAAATAGCTTTAAAGTTGGACATTAGCAAGGCTTATGACAGAGTCGATTGGGATTTTCTTAAGGTAAGCATGAGAGGAATGGGTTTTAGTCAAAAATGGATAGACTGGATGATGCTCTGCATTACCACGGTTTCATACGAGTTCTCTTTTAATGGCTCTTCTGTTGGTCCAATTCAACCTACTAGGGGGCTTCGTCAGGGGGACCCTTTGTCCCCGTATCTTTTCCTTCTGTGTGTGGAGGGACTGTCTAACAGCTTGAGTAACGCAGCAAGGGAGGGGATTATCCATGGGTCTCAAATCTGTCCAGCAGCTCCAGTAGTCACACATCTCCTGTTTGCGGATGATAGTTTCTTGTTCTTCTGTGCTGATCGAGGTGAAGCAGAAACCATTAAAGAGTTGCTCAACACTTACAAGAATTGGTCAGGGAAACCTGTGAACTTTCAAAAATCCGGCATTCATTTCAGCTCTAATATCCAACAACATCTTAGAATGGAGCTCTCTACTATTCTAGGGGTGACTAACAACCTGTATGATAGCAAATACCTTGGACTGCCCTCTTTAGTGGGGAGATCAAAAAATAAAGTTTTTGGTTTTGTCAAG GCAACCCAACAGGCAGGAGCAATTTTCATTTGGTCGGGTTTAATGGCTGCGAAGGATTCATTGTGTAATGGATTCAGATGGGTTCTAGGTGATGGCTTGGACATTAACACTATCAAAGATCCTTGGCTAAGAAAGAAGGAAG ATTTCATCATGACTCATGGTAGAGAATGGGATGAACCGAAGGTAAtggatttattttcagaaaatgatGCGAAACTAATCTTGGAAACTCGGATTCCATATGGGTCTGCTAAAGATCGTATTGCGTGGACACATTCAACAGATGGTAATTATACTGTAAAAGCGGGATACCAGTACTGGCGTGATGTCAATATGAGTAACACGAGAGTTGTGCAATGCAGTGGCTGGGGTGTTCTTTGGAGGCTAAATGTCCCTCATAAA CATGTTGGAGTTTTGTTTGATATGAGCACAGTGGAATATGCTCATGAGTGGTTGCTCCAAATGCTAAACACATCATGTCAAGATGAATTAATTCAGATAGCTAGGGTATTATGGGGGATATGGTTCTTTCGTAATAAGAAAGTATGGGACGAAAAGCTGGTTACTGGAAGGTTTGCTATAGAATGGAGTATGAAATATTTTACTGACTGGAATGCAGCAAAGGCGAGTAGAGTAACCACGCCAACTACCAGCACGAAAATAAGTAGAGTTTCTGCTCATAAATGGAAGCCTCCAGTGATGGGTTCCTTAAAGTTGAATGTAGATGCAACACTCAAGCTAGGAGAGGCTACTTTTATTGTTGGCCTTATCCTTCGTGATCATGAGGGCAAATTTATTCTGTGA
- the LOC141682557 gene encoding serine carboxypeptidase 1-like: protein MEKFIFFTVLSLFLVLDFHHVRAAPRGSRVTSVPGFVGSFPSNHHAGYVTLDGKPEKNLYYYLVTSERNPSKDPVVLWLNGGPGCSSFDGFVYEHGPFNFEAGKKGLPTLHLNPYSWSKVSNIIYLDSPAGVGFSYSDNSSAYETGDIQTAKDTHSFLLKWFEQYPEFVNNPFYVAGESYAGVYVPTLASNVVQGIKNGAKPVIKFEGYMIGNGVTDNKFDGNALVPFAHGMGLISNKMFEDARINCKENYNDPTTDKCYQALDSIDVAVEGLNIYDILEPCYHSPTTETAKNSSVPISFKQLGQTDRPLTVRKRIFGRAWPFRAPVKDGLIPSWPQIMAESKALGVPCINDEVATTWLNNDAVRKALHARPQAGPWDLCTSRLSYNHDAGSMIPYHVNLTSQGYRALIFSGDHDMCVPYTGSQAWTSSLKYKIVDSWRPWISKGQVAGYLEGYTNKLTFLTVKGSGHTVPEYKPQEALDFYSRWLAGIKI, encoded by the exons ATGgagaaattcatattttttacTGTATTATCACTTTTCTTAGTTCTTGATTTTCATCATGTTAGAGCAGCTCCAAGAGGCTCTCGTGTAACAAGTGTCCCTGGCTTTGTTGGCTCCTTCCCTTCAAATCATCATGCAGG ATATGTGACACTAGATGGGAAGCCAGAGAAGAACCTTTACTATTACTTGGTTACATCAGAAAGGAATCCATCAAAGGATCCTGTTGTGTTGTGGCTCAATGGAGGACCAGGTTGCTCAAGCTTTGATGGTTTTGTCTATGAACATG GTCCCTTCAATTTTGAGGCTGGAAAAAAGGGCCTCCCTACTCTGCACTTAAATCCATATAGCTGGTCCAAG GTTTCAAATATCATCTACTTGGATTCACCTGCTGGTGTTGGCTTCTCCTACTCGGACAATTCATCTGCTTATGAAACAGGGGACATACAAACAGCTAAAGACACTCATAGTTTTCTACTCAAG TGGTTTGAGCAATACCCGGAGTTTGTGAATAATCCATTTTACGTTGCTGGCGAGTCATATGCTGGCGTTTACGTTCCAACGCTTGCCTCGAATGTGGTCCAAG GAATTAAGAACGGTGCAAAGCCTGTTATAAAGTTCGAG GGCTATATGATTGGAAATGGAGTCACAGACAACAAATTTGATGGCAATGCTCTTGTCCCATTTGCACATGGAATGGGCCTCATCTCCAACAAAATGTTCGAG GACGCTAGAATCAACTGCAAAGAGAATTACAACGATCCAACTACTGATAAATGCTACCAAGCTCTTGATAGCATTGATGTG GCTGTTGAAGGTTTAAACATTTATGACATTCTTGAGCCATGCTACCATAGTCCCACAACAGAAACAGCGAAAAATTCAAGCGTACCGATAAGCTTTAAACAATTAGGGCAGACAGATCGTCCCCTCACGGTGAGGAAAAGAATTTTTGGGCGAGCATGGCCTTTCCGTGCACCAGTTAAAGATGGACTTATTCCGTCGTGGCCCCAAATAATGGCTGAATCAAAGGCACTTGGAGTTCCCTGCATT AATGATGAGGTGGCAACTACATGGCTCAACAATGATGCAGTTAGAAAAGCACTCCATGCCAGACCA CAAGCTGGACCATGGGACTTATGCACTAGTAGATTATCTTACAACCATGATGCTGGAAGCATGATTCCCTACCATGTAAACCTTACAAGCCAGGGATATCGTGCTCTTATTTTCAG TGGAGACCATGATATGTGCGTGCCATATACTGGAAGCCAAGCATGGACCAGTTCACTTAAATACAAGATTGTTGATTCATGGAGGCCATGGATATCTAAAGGACAAGTTGCCGG GTATTTAGAAGGATACACAAACAAACTCACTTTTCTAACCGTAAAG GGGTCGGGGCACACTGTGCCAGAGTATAAGCCACAAGAAGCCTTGGACTTTTATAGCCGTTGGTTGGCGGGAATTAAAATATAA
- the LOC141683428 gene encoding putative protein phosphatase 2C 33 isoform X2: protein MGSCLSTESRSPVPNSPGVRKRKNSRKKLGSRNSSFESREEELHRIPGRMFLNGSSYVASMFTQQGKKGTNQDAMIVWENFASRADTIFCGVFDGHGPYGHMVAKRVRDSLPLKLSTHWEVHTKTDDVLREISLNGTGSLNSESTSFLNADEEPRASVVVEETEKHTNMFQTLKESFLKAYKVMDRELKMYTNIDCFCSGTTAVTLIKQGQDLVISNVGDSRAVMGTRDKDDHLTAIQLTVDLKPNLPAEAERIRKCKGRVFALRDEPEVARVWLPNNDSPGLAMARAFGDFCLKDFGLISVPEISHRRLTEKDEFVVLATDGIWDVLSNKEVVDIVAAAPARSYAARALVESAVRAWKGKYPTSKVDDCAVVCLFLNSNDISSASVIESNEKIVPVEEHILNNSRKDSSGNVSNGEEKLGEECKEEEVEADEDDPLLYADPEKDWSALEGVSRVNTLLTLPRFTPGTEEKSASGEAKARN, encoded by the exons ATGGGGTCCTGCTTATCTACTGAAAGCAGGAGCCCTGTCCCGAATTCCCCGGGGGTTAGAAAAAGGAAGAATTCGAGGAAAAAATTAGGGTCGAGAAATTCTTCCTTTGAATCGAGGGAAGAAGAGCTTCATAGGATTCCGGGACGGATGTTCTTAAATGGCTCTAGTTATGTTGCTTCAATGTTTACTCAACAAGGCAAGAAAGGGACTAATCAAGATGCCATGATTGTATGGGAG aactTTGCGTCAAGAGCGGACACGATATTTTGTGGTGTTTTTGATGGACATGGGCCTTATGGTCACATGGTTGCTAAGAGAGTCAGAGATTCTCTCCCATTAAAACTGAGTACGCACTGGGAAGTTCATACGAAAACTGATGACGTTCTTAGAGAGATTAGTCTTAATGGCACAGGTAGCTTGAACTCTGAAAGCACATCCTTTTTAAATGCTGATGAAGAACCAAGGGCATCGGTCGTCGTTGAAGAAACTGAAAAGCACACAAATATGTTTCAGACCCTAAAAGAGTCCTTTCTTAAAGCTTACAAAGTCATGGATAGAGAACTTAAGATGTACACTAACATTGATTGCTTCTGCAGTGGAACAACAGCTGTAACCCTGATTAAGCAG GGCCAAGATCTTGTGATTAGTAATGTCGGAGACTCCAGAGCTGTAATGGGTACAAGAGATAAGGACGATCATCTTACTGCAATACAGCTAACTGTTGATTTGAAACCAAATCTTCCAG CCGAAGCAGAGAGAATTCGTAAATGTAAGGGGCGAGTTTTTGCTCTTCGGGATGAACCTGAGGTTGCCAGAGTTTGGTTGCCTAACAACGACTCTCCTGGCCTTGCCATGGCCCGTGCGTTTGGGGACTTCTGTCTTAAAGATTTCGGTCTAATATCTGTGCCTGAAATTTCTCATCGTCGCCTCACCGAAAAGGATGAGTTTGTAGTGCTGGCAACAGACGGG ATTTGGGATGTTCTCTCAAACAAGGAAGTTGTAGACATTGTTGCTGCAGCTCCAGCACGTTCCTATGCTGCTAGAGCATTAGTTGAGTCGGCAGTTCGAGCATGGAAGGGAAAATATCCCACCTCTAAGGTTGATGACTGTGCAGTGGTTTGCCTCTTCTTAAACTCCAATGATATATCTTCTGCTTCTGTCATTGAATCAAATGAGAAGATAGTACCAGTGGAAGAGCACATATTAAATAATAGTAGAAAGGATTCTTCCGGTAATGTAAGTAATGGAGAGGAGAAACTTGGTGAAGAATGTAAGGAGGAAGAAGTTGAAGCTGACGAAGACGATCCTTTACTATATGCAGACCCAGAGAAAGACTGGTCTGCCCTTGAAGGCGTCTCTCGGGTAAATACATTACTGACACTACCAAGGTTTACACCCGGAACAGAAGAAAAGTCAGCCTCCGGAGAGGCAAAGGCTCGCAATTGA
- the LOC141683428 gene encoding putative protein phosphatase 2C 33 isoform X1, with translation MGSCLSTESRSPVPNSPGVRKRKNSRKKLGSRNSSFESREEELHRIPGRMFLNGSSYVASMFTQQGKKGTNQDAMIVWENFASRADTIFCGVFDGHGPYGHMVAKRVRDSLPLKLSTHWEVHTKTDDVLREISLNGTGSLNSESTSFLNADEEPRASVVVEETEKHTNMFQTLKESFLKAYKVMDRELKMYTNIDCFCSGTTAVTLIKQGQDLVISNVGDSRAVMGTRDKDDHLTAIQLTVDLKPNLPDLLSKFTAEAERIRKCKGRVFALRDEPEVARVWLPNNDSPGLAMARAFGDFCLKDFGLISVPEISHRRLTEKDEFVVLATDGIWDVLSNKEVVDIVAAAPARSYAARALVESAVRAWKGKYPTSKVDDCAVVCLFLNSNDISSASVIESNEKIVPVEEHILNNSRKDSSGNVSNGEEKLGEECKEEEVEADEDDPLLYADPEKDWSALEGVSRVNTLLTLPRFTPGTEEKSASGEAKARN, from the exons ATGGGGTCCTGCTTATCTACTGAAAGCAGGAGCCCTGTCCCGAATTCCCCGGGGGTTAGAAAAAGGAAGAATTCGAGGAAAAAATTAGGGTCGAGAAATTCTTCCTTTGAATCGAGGGAAGAAGAGCTTCATAGGATTCCGGGACGGATGTTCTTAAATGGCTCTAGTTATGTTGCTTCAATGTTTACTCAACAAGGCAAGAAAGGGACTAATCAAGATGCCATGATTGTATGGGAG aactTTGCGTCAAGAGCGGACACGATATTTTGTGGTGTTTTTGATGGACATGGGCCTTATGGTCACATGGTTGCTAAGAGAGTCAGAGATTCTCTCCCATTAAAACTGAGTACGCACTGGGAAGTTCATACGAAAACTGATGACGTTCTTAGAGAGATTAGTCTTAATGGCACAGGTAGCTTGAACTCTGAAAGCACATCCTTTTTAAATGCTGATGAAGAACCAAGGGCATCGGTCGTCGTTGAAGAAACTGAAAAGCACACAAATATGTTTCAGACCCTAAAAGAGTCCTTTCTTAAAGCTTACAAAGTCATGGATAGAGAACTTAAGATGTACACTAACATTGATTGCTTCTGCAGTGGAACAACAGCTGTAACCCTGATTAAGCAG GGCCAAGATCTTGTGATTAGTAATGTCGGAGACTCCAGAGCTGTAATGGGTACAAGAGATAAGGACGATCATCTTACTGCAATACAGCTAACTGTTGATTTGAAACCAAATCTTCCAG ACCTTTTGTCTAAATTTACAGCCGAAGCAGAGAGAATTCGTAAATGTAAGGGGCGAGTTTTTGCTCTTCGGGATGAACCTGAGGTTGCCAGAGTTTGGTTGCCTAACAACGACTCTCCTGGCCTTGCCATGGCCCGTGCGTTTGGGGACTTCTGTCTTAAAGATTTCGGTCTAATATCTGTGCCTGAAATTTCTCATCGTCGCCTCACCGAAAAGGATGAGTTTGTAGTGCTGGCAACAGACGGG ATTTGGGATGTTCTCTCAAACAAGGAAGTTGTAGACATTGTTGCTGCAGCTCCAGCACGTTCCTATGCTGCTAGAGCATTAGTTGAGTCGGCAGTTCGAGCATGGAAGGGAAAATATCCCACCTCTAAGGTTGATGACTGTGCAGTGGTTTGCCTCTTCTTAAACTCCAATGATATATCTTCTGCTTCTGTCATTGAATCAAATGAGAAGATAGTACCAGTGGAAGAGCACATATTAAATAATAGTAGAAAGGATTCTTCCGGTAATGTAAGTAATGGAGAGGAGAAACTTGGTGAAGAATGTAAGGAGGAAGAAGTTGAAGCTGACGAAGACGATCCTTTACTATATGCAGACCCAGAGAAAGACTGGTCTGCCCTTGAAGGCGTCTCTCGGGTAAATACATTACTGACACTACCAAGGTTTACACCCGGAACAGAAGAAAAGTCAGCCTCCGGAGAGGCAAAGGCTCGCAATTGA